The Vibrio kanaloae genome has a window encoding:
- the ccoP gene encoding cytochrome-c oxidase, cbb3-type subunit III — translation MSTFWSIWVSAITIGTLIGCAVLLRWCFKDKTGVEEGHDMGHEYDGIRELNNPLPKWWTYLFVSTIVFAAVYLALYPGLGNFKGLLGWTSSNQTVRSVEESRSAIAAAQANKQLDEYAKELDDANTYFGEAFKKLAHDENGLRSVPDIASDTDAIKVGQRLFLQNCSQCHGSDARGQKGFPNLTDDAWLYGGEPQAIVTTIMHGRVGQMPGWKDALGEQGVKEVVSYTLSLSGRSVNAREAEAGKARFVVCAACHGTDGKGNPAVGAPDLTDRDWLFGDSRADVTETVMNGRSGVMPAWKDILGEDKVQLVASYVWSLSNSDNK, via the coding sequence ATGAGTACATTCTGGAGTATCTGGGTTAGTGCGATTACGATTGGTACCCTAATTGGTTGTGCGGTCTTACTTCGTTGGTGTTTTAAAGATAAAACAGGCGTAGAAGAGGGTCATGATATGGGCCATGAATACGACGGTATTCGTGAGCTCAATAACCCACTACCTAAATGGTGGACGTACCTTTTCGTTAGCACAATTGTGTTTGCAGCTGTTTATCTTGCTCTATACCCTGGCCTTGGTAACTTTAAAGGTCTACTAGGTTGGACGAGTTCAAATCAAACAGTTCGTAGCGTAGAAGAGTCTCGCTCTGCAATCGCTGCAGCTCAAGCTAACAAACAGTTAGACGAATACGCTAAAGAGCTTGATGATGCAAATACCTACTTTGGTGAAGCGTTTAAAAAGCTAGCTCACGACGAAAACGGCCTACGTTCTGTCCCTGACATTGCATCAGATACTGACGCAATCAAAGTGGGTCAACGTTTGTTCCTGCAAAACTGTTCTCAGTGTCACGGCTCTGATGCTCGTGGTCAGAAAGGTTTTCCTAACCTAACTGACGACGCATGGCTATATGGCGGTGAGCCACAAGCTATTGTGACGACGATCATGCACGGTCGTGTTGGTCAAATGCCAGGCTGGAAAGATGCACTTGGTGAGCAAGGCGTTAAAGAAGTGGTTAGCTACACGCTTAGCCTTTCTGGACGTAGTGTGAACGCACGTGAAGCAGAAGCTGGTAAAGCACGTTTCGTCGTGTGTGCTGCGTGTCACGGTACTGATGGTAAGGGTAACCCTGCTGTAGGTGCGCCTGACCTAACAGACCGCGATTGGTTGTTCGGCGATTCTCGCGCTGATGTCACTGAAACAGTTATGAACGGACGTTCTGGCGTAATGCCTGCTTGGAAAGATATTCTAGGCGAAGACAAAGTTCAGCTTGTTGCATCATACGTGTGGAGTTTAAGCAACTCAGATAATAAGTAA
- a CDS encoding cbb3-type cytochrome oxidase subunit 3: MDIITFQSVWTVTVFACFIGIVWWAYGKKRKSRFDEDANLVFADDEPATSSKNEGVTK, from the coding sequence ATGGACATTATTACATTTCAAAGTGTTTGGACTGTGACTGTTTTTGCTTGCTTCATCGGTATCGTTTGGTGGGCATACGGCAAGAAACGTAAATCACGTTTCGACGAAGATGCGAACCTAGTGTTTGCTGACGACGAGCCAGCAACAAGTTCTAAAAATGAAGGAGTGACAAAGTAA
- the ccoO gene encoding cytochrome-c oxidase, cbb3-type subunit II produces the protein MSSNSNNRHELVEKNVGLLAILIVIAISFGALVEITPLIFQKQTTEPVENLRVYSALEMEGRDIYIREGCNVCHSQMIRPFRSETERYGHYSVAGESVWEHPFLWGSKRTGPDLARVGDRYSDEWHRVHLLDPRELVPESNMPGFPWLAENVLDGKLTQQKLELFRNQFGVPYTDEQIANAKQDVEGKTEMDAIIAYLQSLGHAMK, from the coding sequence ATGAGCTCAAATTCAAATAATCGCCATGAGTTGGTCGAGAAAAACGTTGGCTTACTAGCGATCTTGATCGTTATTGCTATCAGCTTTGGTGCTTTAGTAGAGATCACACCTCTTATTTTCCAAAAACAGACAACAGAACCTGTAGAAAACCTACGAGTTTACTCTGCTCTGGAAATGGAAGGTCGTGATATCTATATCCGCGAAGGTTGTAACGTATGTCACAGCCAAATGATTCGCCCTTTCCGCTCTGAAACTGAACGTTACGGCCACTACTCAGTAGCTGGCGAAAGCGTTTGGGAACATCCATTCCTATGGGGTTCTAAGCGTACTGGTCCTGATCTAGCACGTGTTGGTGACCGTTATTCTGATGAGTGGCATCGTGTTCACCTTCTAGATCCTCGTGAACTTGTTCCTGAATCAAACATGCCAGGTTTCCCTTGGCTTGCTGAGAATGTACTTGATGGCAAATTGACTCAACAGAAGCTTGAACTCTTCCGTAATCAATTTGGTGTTCCTTACACAGACGAACAAATTGCTAATGCTAAACAAGATGTTGAAGGAAAAACAGAGATGGATGCAATCATCGCTTACCTTCAATCGCTTGGCCACGCAATGAAATAA
- the ccoN gene encoding cytochrome-c oxidase, cbb3-type subunit I, whose product MSQEKQLEQNYNYTVVRQFTLVTILWGIVGMGVGVLIAAQLVWPQLNFDTPWLTYSRLRPLHTNAVIFAFGTSALFATSYYVVQRTCQTRLFGGPLVAFTFWGWQAIILSAAITLPLGMTSGKEYAELEWPIDIAITLVWVAYAVVFFGTMIKRKTSHIYVANWFFGAFIITVAVLHIVNSLSVPVSAFKSYSIYAGAIDAMVQWWYGHNAVGFLLTAGFLGMMYYFVPKQAGRPVYSYRLSIVHFWALVSLYIWAGPHHLHYTALPDWTQSLGMVMSLVLFAPSWGGMINGIMTLSGAWHKLRYDPILRFLIVSLSFYGMSTFEGPMMAIKTVNALSHYTDWTIGHVHSGALGWVAMVSIGSVYHLVPKLFGQERMYSVSLINVHFWLATIGTVFYIVAMWISGVMQGLMWRAVNSDGTLTYSFVESVEASYPFYFVRFLGGFIFLSGMFLLAYNTYKTVSAPKDSLKAIPQPA is encoded by the coding sequence ATGAGCCAAGAAAAGCAGCTTGAACAAAACTACAACTATACGGTCGTCCGTCAATTTACCCTCGTTACAATTTTGTGGGGTATTGTCGGTATGGGCGTTGGTGTTTTGATTGCCGCTCAATTAGTTTGGCCACAGCTAAACTTTGATACGCCGTGGCTGACGTACAGTCGTTTACGTCCCCTGCATACTAATGCGGTTATTTTTGCGTTCGGTACAAGTGCGCTGTTTGCAACATCATATTATGTTGTACAACGTACCTGTCAGACGCGTCTCTTTGGTGGCCCTCTCGTAGCCTTTACCTTTTGGGGTTGGCAAGCGATTATCCTGTCCGCTGCAATTACTTTACCGTTAGGTATGACCTCTGGTAAAGAATACGCAGAACTTGAATGGCCAATCGATATTGCTATTACTCTTGTGTGGGTAGCTTATGCGGTCGTGTTCTTTGGAACTATGATTAAGCGTAAGACATCGCATATTTACGTAGCAAACTGGTTCTTCGGAGCTTTCATCATCACGGTTGCCGTGTTGCACATCGTTAACAGCCTTTCTGTTCCTGTATCTGCGTTTAAATCGTACTCGATTTATGCAGGCGCAATCGATGCAATGGTACAATGGTGGTACGGACACAATGCGGTAGGCTTCCTATTGACAGCTGGTTTCCTAGGTATGATGTACTACTTCGTTCCTAAACAAGCTGGTCGCCCTGTTTATTCTTACCGTCTGTCGATTGTTCATTTCTGGGCTCTTGTGTCTCTGTATATCTGGGCTGGTCCTCACCACCTACACTACACTGCACTTCCCGACTGGACTCAGTCTCTAGGTATGGTTATGTCTTTGGTTCTGTTTGCTCCTTCTTGGGGGGGCATGATCAACGGTATTATGACTCTATCAGGTGCTTGGCATAAGCTTCGCTATGACCCAATCCTACGTTTCCTAATCGTTTCTCTATCATTCTACGGCATGTCGACTTTCGAAGGCCCTATGATGGCAATCAAAACGGTTAACGCACTATCTCACTACACGGACTGGACTATCGGTCACGTTCACTCTGGTGCGTTAGGTTGGGTTGCAATGGTTTCTATCGGTTCGGTTTACCACTTAGTTCCTAAACTGTTTGGTCAAGAGCGTATGTACTCTGTATCTCTAATCAATGTTCACTTCTGGTTAGCAACGATTGGTACGGTTTTCTACATTGTTGCGATGTGGATCTCTGGTGTGATGCAAGGTCTGATGTGGCGTGCAGTTAACTCTGACGGTACGTTGACTTACAGCTTTGTAGAGTCAGTAGAAGCGTCTTACCCGTTCTACTTTGTACGTTTCTTAGGTGGTTTCATCTTCCTATCTGGTATGTTCTTACTGGCATACAATACGTACAAAACTGTTTCAGCACCTAAAGATAGCCTTAAAGCTATCCCTCAACCGGCTTAA